The Rhizobium oryzihabitans genomic sequence TTTGACGGGAATACCGAGGCTCGTCACGGCACGCAGGCGGCGATGACCGAAGGCGACCTGATAACGACCCGGGAAATCGGGATGCGGGCGCACCAGAATGGGGACCTGCTGGCCCTGCTCGCGAATGGCTTCCACAAGACCGGCATCCGCCTCTTCCGAGGCCGGCATGCGATCGGGAATGAAAGAGGGATCGATATCCGCCGGATTGAGAGAAACGATCGTCAGGCCCTCTGCGAGCTGCTTTTCGATCGCTTCAGCACGCTTGGCGCGTTCCGATACTTCGTTCAGCGACTGGCCGATCATGCCGACAGGCGAATTGACGACATCCGTTACAAGTTCCGGAGAGCCGAGAATTGGCCGGATGCGTGGTCGCGACCGCTCTGGAGTGGCGTCATTGCTGTCGGTACCCGGCGTGCCGAGATTGGCGAATATCTGTTTCCTGCTCATGCTGCCCTACCCCACGCTTTTTTAATCAGTCCCTCGATCTCACCATTGACGTTGTTCATGGCTTCCAGCGCGCGATCATAGGTCGATCGGGTGAACTGGGTTCTTTCCACTTCAAACAGCGTCTGGTTGGTCAATCCGGCATCCGAGACGGCCGTGCTCTTGAGCATCGGGTGAATGAGGACGTTTTCACCGAAGATCGAGCGCAGGAAAGCCACCATCTGGTTTTGCGGTCCATCGCTCGGCTCGAAACGGGTAATGAGATAACGCATCCAATTATAGTCGGAACGTGCGCCAGCCCGGCCGATTTCAGCGAGAAGATCACCCGTCATGGCAAGGAACTGGTTCATGGACATCACATCCAGCATTTGCGGGTGAACGGTGACGAGAACCGACGTCGCAGCAGTCAGTGCAGAAAGCGTCAGGTAACCGAGTTGTGGCGGGCAATCGATGACCACCACGTCATAGAAGTTCTGGGCCTGGGCGATAGCCTGGCCGATGCGGGCGAAAAACAACGTATCGCCCGGTGCGCGGCGCATCAAAGCGCGCGGCGTGTCGTGTTCGAACTCCATAAGCTCCAGATTGCCGGGAACGATATGAAGATTGGGAATATAGGTGCCGCGAACGATCTCAGCCATCGGCCGGCGTTCATCATCGTAGCGGATTGCGCCATAGAGCGTTTCGTTCGGGCCGACATCGATCTCCGGCTGGTGGCCGAAGAGCGCAGACAGACTTGCCTGCGGGTCGAGATCGATGGCGAGCACGCGGTAACCGCGAAGCGCCAGATATTGCGCCAGATGCGCCGAGGTCGTCGTCTTGCCCGAACCACCTTTGAAGTTCATGACGGCGATGACCTGCAATTCTTCACCGTCACGACGATGGGGCAGGTAACGACGAGTGCCGCGTGCGCCCTGATCGAGAAAGCGCCTGATCTCGTCCATGTCCTCGACAGAATAGGAACGGCGACCGGAGGCCTGCGCTGCATCCAGCTCGGGACGCTCGGCGGCGATCTGACGAAGATAGGCTTCGCCGATACCAATCAGCCGAGCGGTTTCAGCAGGCGAGAAATGACGCATGCTCTTTTCGGTATGGGGTGAAAATGTATTTGCGTTATGCGCCTGCAATTGGGCTGACAATGCAGCCGAATGCTGTTGTATAAGGCTCGTGAGGTCGGGTGCCCCTGCAGCAAGTCTTGAGTCGGCACTCTGTGTCATCTGTCTTCTTTCGCTCGATATTGCAGTAGCGGTTTTTTCCGAAAAAGGCGGTTTTTTCCGCAACTGAGATATAAGCGCCGATTCTCTTTTTGGCGCAATAGGCTTTTTTCCCAGATGCGAAAGTGCCGCTAAGGCATTGTGGAAGAATCAGATTTGCGTTTTGTGACAGTTTGACGGTTAGCCGCGGCTAACTTCGCTTTTGTTCACGCGGCGATGTCGCTTTTTTCCATTGTTTTACGTCGTTGATGGAGAACGGTCGGAAAGTTTGCCGCGGCTAACTTTGGCAACCTGACCGCACGGTCACCGTCATGGAGAAGGAAGTGAAGGGTAGACATTCGGAGGTGTTTAATCTCTACTCAACGACTAGGGTATCCACGCGCTCGGCACCGTCTGACCGTGTTCATACCGTCGCAGGTTGGAGGAAAGAATGTCCTATGATGTCGCTATCGTCGGGTCGGGGTTTTCGGCCATCTGTACCGCCGCTCATCTTCTGTCCTCGCTACCGCCTGAGGCCTCAGTAGCCATTGTCGGGGACGAGTCAGATTTCGGGCGCGGCACCGCCTACCGAACGGAGCTGCCTTATCATCGACTGAATGTGCCTGCGGGGCGGATGAGCGTCTTCCCGGACCGGCCCGATGATTTTCTTGACTGGTTACGCGAGAACGGGATCGGACGGGATCCCCTGTTGTTCGCCTCGCGCGGAGACTACGGTCTCTATCTGAGAGACAGGCTTGCCTCCTTGCTCCGAAGCCGGGACCAGCGGGCGAGGGTGGATTTCATCCGTGCAAAGGCTTCCGCCTGCCGGCCGGATCGCGATGGCGCATTTTCCTTTAGTCTGGAGAATGGCGAGACGTTGCGTGCGCATAATGTTGTTTTATGTCTGGGTGTGGGGGCGGCCGGTTTGCCGGTGCAAACCGTCGCGAAAGAAGAAGAGAGACCACAGCGCGTCATCAGTCACTGCTGGCAACCCGGATGGTTGTCGAAAGTGAGGGCGGGTGATCGCATCTGTATTCTCGGTTCCGGTCTCACGATGATCGATCAGGTCCTTACCTTGCGAGGAAAAGGCCATCGCGGTCCGATCCACGTTCTGTCCCGGCGAGGGCTGGTGCCGCATCCCCATATCAGTCCGCCACTGACTGCAGCCGACCTGCAATTGCCCGATGGGTCTACGGAGATCAGCCGACTGTTGCAGTTGCTACGAAAACAGGTGAAGGACGGTGCGACCTGGCGCACGGTGATGGACGGCTTGCGACCGATAACGCAGGCCCTGTGGCAACGCCTGACGCCCGTGCAACGCAGTCGCTTTCTTCGCCACGCCTTGCCCTGGTGGAATATACATCGGCACCGCATCGCGCCTGAAGTCCATAAAGCGTTTGAGAAACTCCTTTCTGACGGCGTTCTTGAGATTCATGCCGGTTATCTACGCTCGCTTTATGAGCAGGACGACGGAATCACGGTTTCTTATCGCCGCAGGCATACGCAAGACGTCAGGGAGTTTCAGGTCGACTGGGTCGTCAATTGCACGGGTATGGAGCGAGCAGGGATCGGCCACTCACGTCTTCTTGAAACGATGCATAGTGATGGCGTCCTCATGCTCGATCACCTTGGTCTGGGAGTAGAGGTTGACGCGCAATCCCGCCTGCATCGAGCGGACGGGGAGGTCTGGCCGGGCCTTTTTGCCGCCGGTGCGCTGACGGCAGGCCGTTTCTGGGAGATAACTGCCGTTCCGGATATTCGCGTACAGGCAAAGAAAATTGCCGAGGCTGTGACGGAAAGAGTGACGTCGAACGGGTGGATATCGGCGCACGGCTGACGGAGTAATGAACAGTTGGAGACGGGTTGGTTTGAAAGACCTTTCGAAAGCTTGATAATATTGGATTTGAAGTTAGCCGCGGCAAACTTCGCCTTCTTATTGTAACGCGTCTATCTCTGTCGGTTCGTGGCAGCCTGTGGGTGAAGCCTGACGGCGGCCGGAATAAGATGCGCGTTCTTTGCGCCAAAAAACGTTGAATTTGCGGATTTGCTAAATAATTTACATCGCTTATGGAATATCGCTGCCAAACCGGCTATAAAACGATAAAAATACGGGATTGATGAAAATTATTTGCGAGGCGATCATGGAAAAACACAGACTGGTGCGGTTCGAGACGGCTGATAGTCAGGCTGGCGGTCAGCGCCGACCCTTCGCCAAAGCCGTCCGGGCCGGAGATTTCGTCTATGTGTCCGGTCAGGTGCCGACTGTTGACGGTGAGGTGGTGACCGGCGGCATCGTGGCGCAGACCGAGCAGGTTGTGGCCAACATCAAGGATGTCCTGGCGCTTGCCGATTGCACGCTCGCTGACGTTGTTAAGGTCAATGTCTGGCTGGATGATGCCCGTGATTTTTCGAGCTTCAATGCCGTTTTCCAGAAATATTTCATTGATCATCCGCCGGCACGATCGACTGTGCAGTCGCCCCTGATGGTGGATGCCAAGGTGGAAATGGATGTTATCGCCTATAAGCCGCTGGCTTGATGCCCGATTTTGCTGATTTTGAGAGCATATGATGACCTATCCCTGGCCTGATGCAGGCACACCACTCGATGCGATTTCGACACCAATGCCGGTGATCGACGAGGACCGGCTTGCTGCCAATATTCTGAGGGCGCAATCCTATCTCGATAGCCATGACAAGGCTTTCCGTCCCCATATCAAG encodes the following:
- the repA gene encoding plasmid partitioning protein RepA; this encodes MTQSADSRLAAGAPDLTSLIQQHSAALSAQLQAHNANTFSPHTEKSMRHFSPAETARLIGIGEAYLRQIAAERPELDAAQASGRRSYSVEDMDEIRRFLDQGARGTRRYLPHRRDGEELQVIAVMNFKGGSGKTTTSAHLAQYLALRGYRVLAIDLDPQASLSALFGHQPEIDVGPNETLYGAIRYDDERRPMAEIVRGTYIPNLHIVPGNLELMEFEHDTPRALMRRAPGDTLFFARIGQAIAQAQNFYDVVVIDCPPQLGYLTLSALTAATSVLVTVHPQMLDVMSMNQFLAMTGDLLAEIGRAGARSDYNWMRYLITRFEPSDGPQNQMVAFLRSIFGENVLIHPMLKSTAVSDAGLTNQTLFEVERTQFTRSTYDRALEAMNNVNGEIEGLIKKAWGRAA
- a CDS encoding RidA family protein, which translates into the protein MEKHRLVRFETADSQAGGQRRPFAKAVRAGDFVYVSGQVPTVDGEVVTGGIVAQTEQVVANIKDVLALADCTLADVVKVNVWLDDARDFSSFNAVFQKYFIDHPPARSTVQSPLMVDAKVEMDVIAYKPLA
- a CDS encoding FAD/NAD(P)-binding protein; amino-acid sequence: MSYDVAIVGSGFSAICTAAHLLSSLPPEASVAIVGDESDFGRGTAYRTELPYHRLNVPAGRMSVFPDRPDDFLDWLRENGIGRDPLLFASRGDYGLYLRDRLASLLRSRDQRARVDFIRAKASACRPDRDGAFSFSLENGETLRAHNVVLCLGVGAAGLPVQTVAKEEERPQRVISHCWQPGWLSKVRAGDRICILGSGLTMIDQVLTLRGKGHRGPIHVLSRRGLVPHPHISPPLTAADLQLPDGSTEISRLLQLLRKQVKDGATWRTVMDGLRPITQALWQRLTPVQRSRFLRHALPWWNIHRHRIAPEVHKAFEKLLSDGVLEIHAGYLRSLYEQDDGITVSYRRRHTQDVREFQVDWVVNCTGMERAGIGHSRLLETMHSDGVLMLDHLGLGVEVDAQSRLHRADGEVWPGLFAAGALTAGRFWEITAVPDIRVQAKKIAEAVTERVTSNGWISAHG